A single Parabacteroides timonensis DNA region contains:
- a CDS encoding ATP-binding protein, with protein METIGKVIATEKQPSTIEEFTFWTQKDLRLKPFDVVVVEHIADSVGHASKTFGVVEEISHMTDSPSALAGFISSDFGNVNAHSYTERIGMNYVKCKVVGNDRNIYIPVQEGRKVFLATEDEIMEALGLKEVKHPMPAGYIEMYDGANRKTLPVFFNSHFLIGPEGAHLNISGISGLASKTSYAMFLMKAIQDYALKNKNESVAFIMMNVKGTDLLKVDQKNNRTEELKKIKPVYDLLGMKMEPFQKVKYFYPFAKESTAYTYEKQEVIEERLKSGRAFQYKYLFETDEDKECLDLLFANVDDPNETIESILNFIISGGADFRGVDNWEDFKNALYTQTQTDKTKSAGKEISVMSWRKFYRLFNKSYQKCQQMFTNQLGGGVRLRDEIARIGKNDVMVIDVAKLDEESQGFVFGDVMRAVYNLKLGTPDRPDSEIPDRIIIFIDELNKYASVDVPRSSPILHQLLDITERGRSLGIILFGAEQFVSDIHRRVKGNCATQAFGRTNAIEITREDFRFVPSVYKTMLTRMKQGEYIIQNPVFRSMLHINFPLPIYKYYE; from the coding sequence ATGGAAACCATAGGAAAAGTGATAGCTACGGAGAAGCAACCCTCCACAATAGAGGAATTTACCTTTTGGACACAAAAAGACTTGAGGTTGAAACCTTTTGACGTGGTAGTGGTAGAACACATTGCAGACTCGGTAGGGCATGCCTCTAAGACATTCGGCGTGGTGGAAGAAATTTCACACATGACCGATTCGCCCAGTGCACTAGCCGGCTTCATATCCAGCGACTTCGGCAATGTAAACGCACACTCTTACACCGAGCGTATCGGCATGAATTATGTGAAATGCAAAGTGGTGGGTAATGACCGGAACATCTATATTCCCGTGCAAGAGGGGCGTAAGGTATTCCTCGCCACCGAAGACGAGATTATGGAAGCATTAGGCCTGAAAGAGGTGAAACATCCCATGCCGGCAGGCTACATCGAAATGTACGACGGTGCCAACCGCAAAACGCTACCCGTATTCTTCAACTCTCATTTCCTGATAGGTCCCGAAGGGGCGCATCTCAACATTTCGGGTATCTCGGGGCTTGCCTCTAAAACCTCATACGCCATGTTTCTGATGAAGGCCATACAAGATTATGCATTGAAAAACAAGAACGAGTCGGTAGCATTCATCATGATGAACGTAAAAGGAACCGACTTGTTGAAGGTTGATCAAAAGAACAACCGCACGGAAGAACTTAAAAAGATTAAGCCTGTCTACGATCTGTTGGGCATGAAGATGGAACCTTTCCAAAAGGTGAAATACTTCTATCCCTTTGCTAAAGAAAGTACCGCCTACACATACGAAAAGCAGGAGGTGATAGAGGAGCGACTGAAGTCGGGACGCGCCTTCCAGTACAAATACCTCTTCGAAACGGATGAAGACAAGGAATGTCTGGATTTGCTTTTCGCCAATGTGGACGACCCGAATGAGACCATAGAAAGCATTCTGAACTTTATCATTTCGGGTGGAGCAGATTTCCGGGGCGTGGATAATTGGGAAGACTTCAAAAACGCCCTTTATACGCAAACACAGACCGACAAGACGAAATCGGCAGGCAAAGAGATTTCGGTGATGAGCTGGCGCAAGTTCTACCGCCTGTTCAACAAGAGTTACCAGAAGTGCCAACAAATGTTTACCAACCAATTGGGTGGTGGCGTACGCCTGCGAGACGAGATAGCCCGTATCGGCAAAAACGACGTAATGGTAATAGACGTAGCCAAGCTTGATGAGGAATCGCAGGGTTTCGTGTTCGGCGATGTAATGCGCGCCGTCTATAATCTGAAACTCGGCACTCCCGATCGTCCGGATAGTGAAATACCCGACCGCATTATCATATTCATTGACGAGTTGAACAAATACGCCTCAGTGGATGTGCCCAGGTCATCGCCCATCCTGCATCAGTTGCTCGACATCACCGAACGCGGACGCTCGTTGGGCATTATACTTTTTGGTGCAGAGCAATTCGTGAGTGATATCCACCGACGTGTGAAGGGCAATTGCGCCACACAGGCTTTCGGGCGTACCAACGCAATAGAAATCACGCGCGAAGACTTCCGCTTCGTGCCTAGTGTTTACAAAACTATGCTGACCCGTATGAAGCAGGGAGAATACATCATCCAGAACCCCGTGTTCCGCTCGATGTTGCATATCAACTTCCCCTTGCCCATTTATAAATATTACGAATAA
- a CDS encoding Gfo/Idh/MocA family protein — MENTRRSFLKKMTAAGVGAAGLAMAGNASATTVTGSPEPQKKKTAGKDDGKLRFGFIGTGSRCHEHINNVLAIPGNKIVAICDIQQGPIDRTLKHIAKFNVEAPKVYKGGEREFEKMLNNEEFDCVIIASPWEWHVPMSVAAMKAGVPYVGVEVSAANTLEECWDLVNVSEATGSHLNIMENVCYRRDCMAALNMVREGLFGELLHGGCGYEHDLRDVKFNDGKNYTYQKGGELRMGPTAFAEAQWRTNHSVHRNGDVYPTHGIGPVANCMDINRGNRFVAMSAMATQSRGLHKFIVDNGGENHPLAKVRFNLGDIVTSMIKCANGQTIIVTHDTNSPRPYSLGFRIQGTDGLWMNDGDHVYVEGQSKPHRWDNSDEWFKKYDHKLWAQLDAQAKEAGHGGMDFIMMYDLIDRIKNKRPAPMDCYDAAAWSAISALSEMSIARGGALVDFPDFTRGQWINRKPEFGM; from the coding sequence ATGGAAAACACTCGTCGTTCCTTTCTTAAGAAAATGACTGCTGCCGGAGTTGGCGCAGCCGGTTTGGCTATGGCTGGTAATGCCTCTGCCACTACAGTGACAGGTTCTCCCGAACCTCAAAAGAAAAAAACAGCCGGAAAAGATGATGGCAAACTTCGTTTCGGATTTATCGGAACCGGTTCTCGTTGTCATGAACACATCAATAACGTGTTGGCTATCCCCGGCAATAAGATTGTTGCCATCTGCGATATCCAGCAGGGACCTATTGATCGTACGCTGAAACACATTGCTAAATTTAACGTTGAAGCTCCGAAAGTGTACAAAGGTGGCGAACGCGAATTCGAAAAGATGTTGAATAACGAAGAATTCGATTGCGTGATCATTGCAAGCCCGTGGGAATGGCACGTACCGATGTCGGTAGCTGCTATGAAAGCCGGTGTTCCTTACGTAGGCGTGGAAGTTTCTGCCGCCAATACGTTGGAAGAATGCTGGGACCTGGTCAATGTATCGGAAGCAACAGGAAGCCATCTGAACATCATGGAAAATGTTTGCTATCGTCGTGATTGTATGGCGGCATTGAACATGGTTCGCGAAGGTTTGTTCGGTGAATTATTGCACGGTGGTTGCGGTTACGAACATGACTTGCGTGATGTAAAATTCAATGATGGTAAGAACTATACTTACCAGAAGGGTGGTGAGTTGCGTATGGGCCCGACGGCTTTTGCTGAAGCTCAGTGGCGTACGAATCACTCTGTACATCGTAATGGGGACGTGTATCCGACTCACGGTATCGGACCGGTTGCCAATTGTATGGATATCAACCGTGGTAACCGCTTCGTTGCTATGTCTGCTATGGCAACTCAGTCTCGCGGATTGCATAAGTTTATCGTAGATAATGGTGGTGAAAACCATCCGTTGGCTAAGGTTCGCTTTAACCTGGGTGACATCGTTACTTCTATGATCAAGTGTGCGAACGGACAGACGATCATCGTGACTCACGATACAAACTCTCCTCGTCCTTATTCTTTGGGATTCCGTATTCAGGGTACAGATGGTTTGTGGATGAACGATGGCGATCATGTATATGTGGAAGGTCAGTCTAAACCTCACCGTTGGGATAATTCTGACGAATGGTTCAAGAAATACGACCACAAACTATGGGCTCAGTTGGATGCTCAGGCAAAAGAAGCCGGTCACGGTGGTATGGACTTTATCATGATGTATGACCTGATCGATCGCATCAAGAACAAACGTCCGGCTCCAATGGATTGTTATGATGCTGCTGCATGGAGTGCTATTTCCGCTTTGTCAGAAATGTCTATCGCTCGTGGCGGTGCATTGGTTGACTTCCCAGACTTTACTCGCGGACAATGGATTAACCGTAAACCAGAATTCGGTATGTAA
- a CDS encoding SusC/RagA family TonB-linked outer membrane protein: protein MEINYFKRTGKWMLSACLVASAPMIPGTMLASELQTCYVSVQMETTTLKELFDLIEKEFSYSFLIRNNDIDLTERVSVEMKNRSVEEILKNALKNQHADFIVNNNKIIVYKIASKQGKEIAAASAQVSQQKTMKVQGTVIDGMTNDPVIGANVVVKGTLNGTSTDFDGNFELEVPEGAVLEISYIGYLKSEVKAQSGKMTIKIKEDTQALDEVVVVGYGVQKKESLTGAMQIVNSEKLTDATTPAVENMLSGKAPGVYVNAGSGQPGNAGKIVIRGKSTVNGSTDPLWVIDGVIVGSSAYDLNPADIESMSILKDAASTAIYGSQGANGVIVVTTKKAKTGEATVNVSAKLGVTQLSTGNFEMMDGAELYDYFRSFGNQGSITGDWYTEDLRNRNFDWWDNASQLGFAQDYNISINGGTEKLKTYISVGVYDENGAVKGYDYTRYNARLKVDYKVNNWLTVKPQLSGSRKNIHDQQHSVGAMYSNLPWDSPYLEDGSMVGHAPIPSWVNTSSSNYMYDLQWNYTESEAYEVSGGFDFDIKFTDWLTFSSVNNYRYSTKATKDYVDPRSYSGLADGGSIKDATTAYNRLYTNQLLRFNKTFGDHSVNGIAAYEWNEYNGTTNGALAGGIPPEFTVSDIAAVPKEITGSKTGWAVQSYLLNVNYAYDNRYLAQVSFRRDGASNFGENAKYGNFFSISGGWNIHRESFFTLDYINNLKLRASYGSVGNRPSELYPQYALYSLTTSYNEHPSAIISQLKNKDLTWEKTYTTGVGLDISLFDRVNITFDYYNKNTSGLLYNVPLPAVVGVTGIWRNVGCVKNNGFEASANVDVIKNQDLQWSIEANIGLNRNKVTELYGDKQEIIVGDGSGIAGSAEKLLKPGLDVDTWYLAEWAGVDPETGQATWYKTDENGERVKTFTYAEAAKTPIAKDSYTPKFFGGFSTNLNYKNFDLSAVFGYSVGGKIYNYSRLEFDSDGAYTYTNQMKLHKGWNRWEKPGDIATHPQPLYQNRTNSNQASTRFLENGSYLRLRNLTLGYNLSIPQWHISNLRVFASGENLFVLSGFSGVDPEIPPTSSGKVTGVASTVYPQTRKYMFGLNVTF, encoded by the coding sequence ATGGAAATAAACTATTTTAAGAGAACCGGGAAATGGATGCTATCGGCATGCCTTGTAGCAAGTGCTCCGATGATCCCGGGTACTATGTTGGCTTCTGAATTGCAGACATGTTACGTGTCTGTCCAAATGGAAACCACTACATTAAAAGAACTTTTCGATCTGATCGAAAAAGAGTTTTCCTATTCCTTCCTTATCAGGAATAACGACATCGACCTGACTGAACGTGTATCAGTTGAAATGAAGAACCGGTCGGTAGAAGAAATCCTGAAAAACGCCCTTAAAAATCAGCATGCTGATTTCATTGTAAACAATAACAAAATTATTGTTTACAAGATCGCGTCTAAGCAAGGCAAAGAAATTGCCGCTGCTTCTGCACAGGTATCTCAACAAAAAACAATGAAAGTGCAAGGTACTGTTATCGACGGTATGACGAATGATCCGGTTATCGGAGCAAACGTTGTCGTTAAAGGTACTTTAAACGGAACAAGTACGGACTTTGACGGAAACTTCGAACTGGAAGTGCCGGAAGGGGCTGTACTCGAGATTTCGTATATCGGTTACCTGAAAAGCGAAGTGAAAGCACAATCGGGTAAAATGACTATTAAGATCAAGGAAGATACGCAAGCACTCGACGAAGTGGTTGTTGTAGGTTATGGCGTTCAGAAGAAAGAAAGTCTTACGGGTGCCATGCAGATCGTAAATAGCGAGAAGCTGACCGATGCAACTACTCCGGCAGTAGAAAATATGTTGTCGGGTAAGGCTCCGGGCGTTTATGTGAACGCAGGTTCCGGACAACCGGGTAATGCTGGTAAGATTGTGATCCGCGGTAAGTCGACCGTCAATGGTAGTACCGACCCGTTGTGGGTTATCGACGGTGTTATCGTAGGTAGTAGTGCTTACGACCTGAATCCGGCCGATATCGAATCGATGTCTATCCTGAAGGATGCGGCTTCAACGGCCATCTATGGTTCTCAGGGTGCTAACGGCGTTATTGTCGTTACGACAAAGAAGGCAAAAACAGGAGAAGCTACCGTGAATGTTTCGGCCAAGTTGGGGGTTACACAACTTAGTACCGGTAACTTTGAAATGATGGATGGTGCTGAATTGTACGACTACTTCAGATCTTTCGGTAACCAGGGAAGTATCACAGGAGACTGGTATACGGAAGATTTGCGTAACCGTAACTTCGACTGGTGGGATAATGCTTCACAACTGGGTTTCGCACAGGATTATAACATATCTATCAATGGAGGAACAGAAAAGCTGAAAACCTATATCTCTGTTGGTGTTTATGATGAAAACGGTGCTGTAAAAGGATATGATTATACTCGTTACAACGCTCGTTTGAAAGTCGACTATAAAGTAAATAACTGGTTGACGGTAAAACCGCAATTGAGCGGCTCCCGTAAAAATATCCACGACCAGCAGCATAGTGTAGGTGCTATGTATTCCAACCTGCCGTGGGATAGTCCTTATCTGGAAGACGGATCGATGGTAGGACATGCACCGATTCCGAGTTGGGTGAACACATCCAGTTCGAACTATATGTACGACCTGCAATGGAATTACACGGAGTCGGAAGCCTATGAAGTAAGTGGTGGTTTCGATTTTGATATTAAGTTTACCGATTGGTTGACTTTCTCTTCTGTCAACAACTATCGTTATTCTACGAAGGCAACAAAGGATTATGTCGATCCCCGTTCTTATTCAGGTTTGGCTGATGGTGGTAGTATCAAGGATGCAACAACGGCATATAACCGTTTATACACCAACCAATTGTTGCGTTTTAACAAAACATTTGGCGATCATTCGGTAAATGGTATTGCTGCTTACGAATGGAATGAATATAACGGAACGACCAATGGTGCATTGGCAGGTGGTATCCCACCGGAATTTACCGTTTCTGATATTGCTGCTGTGCCTAAGGAGATAACCGGATCGAAGACCGGTTGGGCGGTTCAGTCTTATCTGTTGAATGTAAACTATGCTTATGATAACCGCTATCTGGCACAGGTCTCTTTCCGTCGTGACGGTGCATCAAACTTCGGTGAAAATGCGAAGTATGGTAATTTCTTCTCAATAAGTGGTGGTTGGAATATTCATCGTGAATCATTCTTTACGCTCGATTATATCAATAACCTGAAGTTAAGAGCCAGTTATGGTTCGGTTGGTAACCGTCCGTCGGAATTATATCCGCAATACGCTTTGTATTCTTTGACTACAAGTTACAACGAACATCCTTCTGCTATTATTTCTCAGTTGAAGAATAAAGACCTGACTTGGGAAAAGACTTATACGACTGGTGTCGGTTTGGATATTTCTTTGTTTGACCGTGTGAATATTACGTTTGATTATTATAACAAAAATACTTCCGGATTGCTGTATAATGTACCGCTTCCTGCCGTTGTCGGTGTAACAGGTATCTGGCGTAATGTCGGTTGTGTGAAGAACAACGGTTTTGAAGCTTCTGCCAATGTAGACGTGATTAAGAATCAGGACTTGCAATGGAGTATCGAGGCTAATATCGGTTTGAACCGCAACAAAGTAACCGAACTATATGGTGACAAACAAGAGATCATTGTAGGTGATGGTTCCGGTATTGCCGGTTCTGCCGAGAAATTATTGAAACCGGGCTTGGATGTTGATACCTGGTATCTGGCAGAATGGGCCGGTGTCGATCCGGAAACAGGACAGGCTACCTGGTATAAGACAGATGAAAACGGTGAACGTGTAAAAACATTTACTTATGCAGAAGCAGCAAAGACTCCGATTGCAAAGGATAGTTATACTCCGAAATTCTTCGGTGGTTTCTCAACAAATCTGAATTATAAGAACTTCGACCTGTCTGCTGTATTCGGTTATTCGGTAGGTGGTAAGATCTATAACTATTCTCGTTTGGAATTCGACTCTGATGGTGCTTACACTTATACGAACCAGATGAAGCTACATAAGGGATGGAATCGTTGGGAGAAACCGGGCGATATCGCAACTCATCCGCAACCTCTTTATCAGAACCGTACCAATTCAAACCAGGCTTCCACTCGTTTCCTTGAAAACGGTAGCTATCTGCGTTTGCGTAACCTGACACTTGGTTATAACTTGTCGATCCCGCAATGGCACATCTCTAATCTGAGAGTGTTTGCTTCCGGTGAAAACCTGTTCGTATTGTCTGGTTTCTCTGGTGTCGATCCTGAAATTCCGCCGACATCGAGCGGTAAAGTTACGGGTGTGGCTTCTACGGTTTATCCGCAGACACGTAAATATATGTTTGGATTAAATGTTACTTTTTAA
- a CDS encoding RagB/SusD family nutrient uptake outer membrane protein gives MKKIIILSSLIAALGFTGCDVERLPYDSYTDEKINESGEAAVDILLNGCYGRLKSWSEWMHYTGEFGADNMMKQATSSGASFRFISYQHTTTNYGVGYFWNYAYKVIAQSSSIVDLIEEGKSKELDQQLGEAYYLRGMLYFYLCRAFGRPYYQSPETNLGVPIINGTPEDMDNLQLPDRATVKETYEQAINDLKKAEQLMNIQKTAAYATKGAAQAMLARIYIYMSGTYDNPNVQYADSAIHYCDAVINSGNYALLSHENFKKYNEYSPEDKSQTETIFAIKMVDSEFTADDYDDGLGGMYAVIDGLGYGQIFASAKYLDLLRKTKYKEDARWSFIKPQYLTDDAGNKTDVFRFVAPMWNFGTDGSKKQAGYKYIQAELLKNSDGSLIKPYQVTISEQIGAKDLGGGKNEPIVDKKTYTLKTVDEKDNSYTIDFYGTTYTGEKDYRMIEDNGYPLYYIYKCSMQEGHSHLHSPIISRLAELYLTKAEAYAKKGNYQEALVNLNIIRERAIIGGGYTELNADNAAQRISEERQLEMAYEADRAYEVFRQGWTMERRYPGVHDAMTDIPATHPRVVQYIPQNDINAYPGTLTQNP, from the coding sequence ATGAAAAAGATCATAATATTATCATCTTTAATAGCAGCCCTGGGATTTACGGGATGCGATGTGGAACGTTTACCTTACGATTCGTACACGGATGAAAAGATTAACGAATCGGGAGAAGCAGCTGTCGATATTCTTCTGAACGGTTGTTACGGAAGATTGAAGAGCTGGTCGGAATGGATGCACTATACCGGCGAATTCGGAGCGGATAACATGATGAAACAGGCTACTTCCAGTGGCGCTTCTTTCCGTTTTATCTCTTATCAGCATACAACGACTAACTATGGGGTAGGCTACTTCTGGAATTATGCCTATAAAGTAATTGCTCAGTCCAGTTCGATTGTCGACCTGATCGAAGAAGGCAAGAGTAAGGAACTCGACCAGCAGCTAGGTGAAGCTTATTATCTGAGAGGTATGTTGTATTTCTACTTATGCCGTGCTTTCGGTCGTCCTTATTACCAGTCTCCGGAAACGAACCTGGGTGTACCTATCATCAATGGTACTCCGGAAGATATGGATAACCTGCAATTGCCGGATCGTGCCACCGTAAAGGAAACGTACGAACAGGCTATCAACGACTTGAAGAAGGCTGAACAACTGATGAATATTCAGAAAACGGCTGCTTATGCAACCAAAGGTGCCGCACAGGCTATGTTGGCTAGAATTTACATCTATATGAGCGGTACTTATGATAATCCGAATGTGCAGTATGCCGATTCTGCTATCCATTATTGCGATGCCGTGATCAATAGCGGTAACTATGCATTGTTGTCTCACGAGAACTTCAAGAAGTACAATGAATATTCACCGGAAGATAAGTCTCAGACAGAAACGATCTTTGCTATCAAGATGGTCGATTCTGAATTTACGGCAGACGATTATGATGATGGTTTAGGTGGTATGTATGCCGTAATCGACGGTCTGGGTTACGGACAGATTTTTGCCAGTGCGAAATATCTCGACCTGTTGCGTAAGACTAAATACAAAGAAGATGCCCGTTGGAGTTTTATCAAACCGCAATACCTGACAGACGATGCGGGTAATAAGACAGATGTTTTCCGTTTTGTGGCTCCTATGTGGAACTTCGGTACGGATGGAAGCAAGAAACAGGCTGGTTATAAATATATCCAGGCTGAACTATTGAAGAATAGCGATGGTTCGCTTATCAAACCGTATCAGGTAACGATTTCTGAACAAATAGGTGCAAAAGACCTGGGTGGCGGAAAGAATGAACCGATCGTGGATAAGAAGACCTATACACTGAAGACGGTGGATGAAAAGGATAATTCTTACACTATCGACTTTTACGGTACTACTTATACGGGAGAAAAAGACTATCGTATGATTGAAGATAACGGGTATCCTCTGTATTACATTTATAAATGTTCTATGCAGGAAGGTCATTCACATCTGCATTCTCCGATTATCTCACGTCTGGCCGAGTTGTACCTGACAAAGGCGGAAGCTTATGCGAAGAAAGGTAATTATCAGGAAGCATTGGTAAATCTGAATATAATAAGGGAACGGGCTATTATCGGTGGCGGTTATACTGAATTGAATGCGGACAATGCTGCTCAACGTATCTCGGAAGAACGTCAGTTGGAAATGGCTTATGAGGCCGACCGTGCTTACGAAGTATTCCGTCAGGGTTGGACAATGGAGCGCCGCTATCCGGGTGTACACGATGCCATGACTGATATTCCGGCTACACATCCGCGTGTCGTGCAATACATTCCTCAGAATGATATTAATGCGTATCCGGGTACATTAACACAAAATCCATAG
- a CDS encoding FecR domain-containing protein, translating to MQRKNEHIEDLLYSYFVGELTEEQEKELLVWLEADEENKKVLFEMAEWWATAHVPLYASNMKADFEKHFGSLMQSEHPEAKKRSLWTTWSKVAAVGLLLISVGIGSYQLGHRDLNDTQLAYFETVTPMGSQSKVILPDQSVVWVNAGSSLRYSKDFNKKDREIYLEGEAYFEVARDTLKPFLVKSDVLSVRVLGTKFNVKAYKDDQTIDVSLVSGKVNVRLDDEMEHKGEVELHPNRMLRYNKETDRVEMKEIEGRDAYDWTNGTLRFEEKTFAEIAKDLERKYDLHIHIVSDKLKKEVFTGSFSGYYTLDDVLREVDVEHKYTWKQTANELVIRDK from the coding sequence ATGCAAAGAAAAAACGAACACATAGAAGATTTACTTTACAGTTATTTCGTCGGTGAGTTGACGGAGGAACAGGAAAAGGAATTGCTGGTATGGCTGGAAGCTGACGAAGAGAATAAGAAAGTTCTTTTCGAGATGGCCGAGTGGTGGGCAACTGCTCATGTGCCCCTTTATGCCTCCAATATGAAAGCTGATTTTGAAAAACATTTCGGTAGCCTGATGCAAAGCGAACATCCTGAAGCCAAAAAGCGTAGTCTGTGGACTACCTGGTCGAAAGTGGCCGCGGTCGGTCTGTTGCTGATTTCAGTAGGTATCGGCTCTTACCAACTCGGTCATAGGGATCTGAACGATACGCAACTGGCCTATTTCGAAACGGTGACTCCTATGGGATCGCAATCGAAAGTGATCCTGCCGGACCAGTCTGTTGTCTGGGTTAATGCCGGCTCCTCTCTTCGTTATAGTAAAGACTTCAATAAAAAAGATCGCGAGATATATTTGGAAGGGGAGGCTTATTTTGAAGTGGCCCGCGATACCTTGAAACCGTTTCTGGTTAAATCGGATGTATTGAGCGTACGGGTGTTAGGTACTAAATTTAATGTAAAAGCCTATAAAGACGACCAGACAATCGATGTCAGCCTGGTTTCCGGAAAAGTAAATGTCCGCCTGGATGACGAGATGGAACATAAAGGAGAGGTGGAACTGCATCCCAACCGTATGTTGCGTTATAATAAGGAAACCGATCGGGTAGAAATGAAAGAGATAGAAGGCAGGGATGCTTACGACTGGACAAACGGGACTCTCCGTTTTGAAGAAAAAACGTTCGCGGAAATTGCAAAAGACCTGGAACGTAAATACGATCTTCATATACATATAGTTAGCGATAAGTTGAAGAAAGAGGTGTTTACCGGTAGTTTCTCCGGTTATTATACGCTCGATGATGTCTTGCGCGAAGTAGACGTGGAGCATAAATATACCTGGAAACAAACAGCAAATGAATTAGTGATAAGAGACAAATAA
- a CDS encoding smalltalk protein, giving the protein MSEKTSKKETWKFIIQTLLAILSAVATSLGVTSCIAL; this is encoded by the coding sequence ATGAGTGAGAAAACATCGAAGAAAGAGACCTGGAAATTTATCATCCAGACTCTGCTGGCCATCCTCTCGGCCGTGGCCACCTCGTTGGGAGTTACCTCCTGCATAGCACTTTGA
- a CDS encoding RNA polymerase sigma-70 factor, translated as MPEIREDTITRLNNGDTKAFEILYSVYYVYLCAVATKYIFNPEAAREIVNDVFLNVWNNRSTLTYPIQPYLIRSVQNRCLNHLRQQHLQTVPLSEVQEHLLSIQEQQISAESHPLAYLENKEFEEKIYKAIDQLPKKCRDIFVQYLYHNKSYEEIAQANNISPSTVRVQIKIGLAKLKDHLGDLYPLFLLLFNFYQK; from the coding sequence ATGCCTGAAATACGAGAAGATACTATAACACGATTGAATAATGGAGATACAAAAGCATTCGAAATATTGTATTCTGTCTATTATGTATATCTCTGTGCGGTTGCAACCAAGTATATATTCAATCCGGAAGCGGCCCGCGAAATAGTAAACGATGTGTTTTTGAATGTGTGGAACAACCGTTCCACACTGACCTATCCTATACAACCATACCTGATCCGTTCCGTACAGAACCGTTGCTTGAACCATCTTCGCCAGCAACATCTCCAGACGGTGCCCCTCTCGGAGGTTCAGGAGCATCTGCTTTCTATCCAGGAACAACAGATCTCCGCCGAATCTCATCCGCTGGCTTATCTCGAAAACAAGGAATTCGAAGAAAAGATTTACAAGGCGATAGACCAACTACCCAAAAAGTGCAGGGATATTTTCGTGCAATATTTATATCATAATAAATCGTACGAAGAAATTGCTCAGGCAAACAATATAAGTCCGAGTACGGTACGTGTACAAATCAAGATCGGATTGGCAAAACTGAAAGACCATTTAGGCGATTTATACCCTCTTTTTCTTCTTTTATTTAATTTCTATCAAAAATAA
- a CDS encoding HU family DNA-binding protein gives MATTGTLKYKKYQEKRAGDFKDKWYGKAVQDRTMDFEDFVTHMSEHNSPYSRGVIHGVLIDMLSCMQELVLDGKSVRLGELGLISLGMSTMPANTAAEFTAANIKGVHLNVRNTKTWSNQELRKRCRLTELTAYAGTPQEGGGEDDRPVIE, from the coding sequence ATGGCAACAACAGGAACATTGAAGTACAAAAAGTATCAGGAAAAACGCGCAGGCGATTTCAAGGACAAATGGTACGGCAAGGCGGTACAGGATCGCACAATGGATTTTGAAGATTTCGTCACGCACATGTCGGAACACAACTCGCCCTACTCGCGCGGCGTTATCCACGGCGTACTGATCGACATGCTCTCCTGCATGCAGGAACTGGTACTCGACGGTAAGTCGGTACGCCTGGGAGAACTGGGATTGATCTCCCTGGGCATGAGCACCATGCCTGCCAACACCGCCGCGGAGTTTACCGCCGCCAACATCAAGGGTGTACATCTCAACGTGCGCAACACCAAGACCTGGAGTAACCAGGAGCTGCGCAAACGGTGCCGTCTGACGGAACTCACCGCCTACGCAGGTACGCCCCAGGAAGGAGGCGGCGAAGATGACCGCCCTGTCATCGAGTAA